A window of Gasterosteus aculeatus chromosome 9, fGasAcu3.hap1.1, whole genome shotgun sequence contains these coding sequences:
- the tmem132a gene encoding transmembrane protein 132D, with product MADFSGDRRGLCILLLFWILVPPSLMQPPLPLSLPVHMSVVPPAWQFLPLSQVELGPLFSNFTPFSSSQSLFMVRPPGDAPRPGFQASFGPYSVTQLLSEPLLPLAPLLSASLLSEHVERERDKSGHMRFRVRTLFHKRGENSTQGTCVTLHAFKETEEHKASCITQPPLGLCVVTLTLPRDWFENQHTNQSHLDMEKWPSNPYHRRWMRTRERQRRGYRRGNAANHLQRSSPSLRYPLGFDEGIQGHFPWALRYQRAPITNQIQLYYSSSDIVADLHPTPPGCVEDRAAQSQRQLLHIKAVTLKEEKRQQSRTKEEETCLNTQEEEELSLDPHVMIRYHRGPVVIGQPIRVSLNLRANFSGELVVIRLKVKKGLVSMVAQKTLTSDLWAVTLEKNHGSKHDVVSILCHKHSTHKHTHNPTSLQQVVCLSVHGLRRSFGVAMTVSANWWVEFSGHVKPPWPHGAAVSIFSFADRHIFSITPITESNMIINTAILTNQPVSLPVIVLAIDHDGKVSDVTSAVTCHSTNENTVKVSSDCSTLFVDGSESGLGNTCAEVEFLLGVLRGSVCVEVWAPSVPLRVSLSDPVLNAIDGWSHFTKTGCVPVYQRSSLQVLTRFTAQDSYGRTTHLLGSSDWFVDVTDLVRNWLRVEDPRVASLGAHNDLIGLHPGKTSLHIVSEQWDGVLGRCDITVTSDPVTPGDLSVQVVSGLGMSVTANPTHPSIVTTTVTAYNILYNHHQEASISVWLQFSDDTASLLSSFSDLPFFLRLSSLAESVVVVTPGSSPRIFAQGDGGGPLLPAELLVSTCTDQPIASNSISDRDWTVTGGGSGTRRLAKGSGWIRVNLDLGFLQPVGDKDDDGEMFELDISGAPDESDSIYASNFDEDKSENVNSDYYDKTSGKTSDIRWNQVGYGEMVSRNNLERAMLTPSQEEGAVYFSPSQEKDGKREEEAEGQGARELEVGVGAVLSLLGLCAVLFLANCLPCALRDRKKTAMENEREGEPEGGTREDEEDEWNKRDGEEQMKQQHETNNKEYRKEVEIIC from the exons ATGGCAGATTTCAGCGGGGACAGAAGAGGACTCTGCATCCTGCTGCTCTTTTGGATTTTAG TCCCTCCATCCCTCATgcagcctcctctccctctctccctgccgGTCCACATGTCGGTTGTCCCTCCGGCCTGGCAGTTCCTCCCTCTATCTCAGGTGGAGCTGGGCCCTCTTTTCTCCAACTtcacccccttctcctcctcccagagCCTGTTCATGGTACGCCCGCCTGGTGATGCCCCCAGACCAGGTTTCCAGGCTTCATTTGGGCCTTACTCGGTTACACAG CTCCTATCAgagcctctcctccctctcgctcctctTCTGTCAGCATCTCTCCTCTCAGAgcatgtggagagagagagagataagagCGGGCACATGAGGTTCAGGGTGAGGACACTGTTTCACAAGCGAGGTGAAAACAGCACCCAAGGGACGTGCGTCACCCTGCATGCATTCAAGGAGACTGAGGAGCACAAAGCCTCGTGTATCACACAG CCCCCTCTAGGGCTCTGCGTTGTAACTCTCACGCTGCCCAGGGATTGGTTCGAGAATCAACACACCAACCAATCACATCTGGATATGGAAAAGTGGCCCAGTAACCCCTACCACCGCCGCTGGATGCGAACCCGAGAACGGCAGCGGAGGGGATATCGTCGCGGCAACGCGGCCAACCATCTGCAAAGGTCTTCCCCTTCGCTGAG ATACCCTCTAGGCTTTGATGAGGGCATTCAGGGCCATTTTCCATGGGCCCTCAGATACCAACGGGCTCCCATCACAAACCAAATACAGCTTTACTACTCGTCCTCCGACATCGTGGCTGACCTACATCCGACACCACCTGG ATGTGTGGAGGACAGAGCAGCTCAGTCCCAGAGGCAGCTGCTCCATATCAAAGCAGTGACTctgaaggaggaaaagagacagcagagcaggaccaaagaagaagaaacatgtCTGAACacgcaggaagaggaggagcttagCCTGGACCCCCATGTCATGATTCGCTATCACAGGGGCCCTGTCGTGATAGGACAGCCCATCCGAGTGTCTTTGAATCTGAGAGCTAACTTCAGTGGTGAGCTTGTTGTCATAag gCTAAAGGTGAAAAAAGGCTTGGTGTCGATGGTGGCCCAGAaaactctgacctctgacctgtgggCAGTGACCCTGGAGAAAAACCACGGCTCCAAACATGACGTTGTCTCCATCCTGTGCCACAAACACAgcacgcacaagcacacacacaa TCCCACGTCACTACAGCAGGTGGTGTGTCTGTCCGTCCACGGCCTGAGGCGGAGCTTTGGTGTGGCCATGACGGTGTCTGCTAACTGGTGGGTGGAGTTCTCCGGGCATGTAAAGCCCCCGTGGCCACATGGAGCAGCAGTGAGCATCTTCTCATTTGCTGATCGACACATCTTCAGCATCACCCCCATCACAGAG AGTAACATGATCATCAACACAGCCATACTGACCAACCAGCcagtgtcacttcctgtcattGTGCTGGCCATAGACCATGATGGAAAGGTGTCAGATGTCACGTCTGCAGTCACGTGCCACTCTACCAACGAGAACACTGTCAAG GTGTCCAGCGATTGTTCCACCCTGTTTGTGGACGGCAGCGAATCGGGGCTGGGTAACACCTGTGCAGAGGTGGAGTTTCTACTGGGTGTGCTGCGGGGCTccgtgtgtgtggaggtgtggGCTCCTTCAGTGCCCCTGCGAGTGTCCTTATCAGACCCCGTTCTCAACGCCATCGATGGCTGGAGCCACTTCACAAAGACGGG GTGTGTGCCGGTGTATCAACGCTCCTCTCTTCAGGTTCTGACTCGGTTCACAGCTCAGGATTCTTATGGCAGAACCACACACCTCCTGGGCTCATCTGATTGGTTCGTGGATGTTACGGACTTGGTCCGTAACTGGCTGAGAGTAGAGGACCCTCGAGTGGCTTCCCTTGGCGCCCACAACGACCTGATTGGTTTACATCCAGGAAAGACGTCGCTCCAT ATCGTCTCTGAGCAGTGGGATGGCGTGCTGGGCAGATGTGACAtcactgtgacctctgaccccgtaACTCCTGGGGACCTGTCTGTGCAAGTGGTCAGTGGCCTCGGCATGTCAGTCACGGCCAACCCAACGCATCCTTCCATTGTAACAACCACAGTAACTGCCTACAACATCCTCTACAACCATCATCAG GAAGCTTCTATCAGTGTCTGGCTCCAATTCAGCGATGAcaccgcctccctcctctcctcctttagTGACCTCCCCTTCTTCTTACGTCTCTCCTCATTGGCTGAGTCCGTGGTTGTTGTGACGCCCGGTTCCAGCCCACGTATTTTTGCCCAAGGGGATGGAGGCGGGCCTTTACTGCCTGCAGAACTTTTGGTTTCTACCTGCACGGACCAGCCAATCGCCTCCAACTCCATCAGCGATAGGGATTGGACGGTCACCGGTGGAGGAAGCGGCACCAGGAGGCTGGCAAAGGGATCTGGTTGGATAAGAGTCAACCTAGACTTGGGCTTCCTGCAGCCAGTAGGGGATAAGGACGATGATGGGGAGATGTTTGAACTCGACATTTCAGGCGCGCCGGATGAATCCGACAGCATCTATGCATCAAACTTTGATGAGGACAAAAGCGAGAATGTAAACAGCGATTATTATGACAAAACCAGTGGGAAGACATCTGACATACGCTGGAACCAGGTGGGGTACGGAGAGATGGTCAGTCGGAACAACCTGGAAAGAGCTATGCTGACGCCCAGCCAGGAGGAGGGCGCCGTGTACTTCTCCCCCAGCCAGGAGAAAGACGGaaagcgggaggaggaggcggaaggTCAAGGAGCTCGAGAGCTTGAGGTCGGAGTGGGTGCCGTCCTCTCTCTGCTCGGTCTCTGCGCTGTCCTCTTCCTGGCAAACTGTCTGCCCTGCGCCCTGCGAGACCGGAAGAAGACAGCCATGGAGAACGAGAGGGAAGGTGAACCAGAGGGAGGTACgagagaagatgaggaagacgagTGGAATAAAAGAGACGGTGAAGAgcagatgaagcagcagcatGAGACGAACAACAAAGAGTATCGTAAAGAGGTAGAGATCATTTGCTGA
- the cd5 gene encoding CD5 molecule: protein MDLRTVVTFSTLLLAVAEQTSAETNNTHPSPSTTKNGSTSRSYSSGPVTPPSTASPASNPVSPPPAPGRLTVNWKGKCEGADIVILHHPSSTTSAVCHGSAKSIESLQRIVCENQGGCDDKRHGDKGPDLSDGSDGTVKRTGCETVKVQCAVDEVLQDVQRQLQAYKVVTAVLCCVLLVLLLIRFTRPTVKVLQKRLSDRRQNRWIGPTQSHSVSYHRGKTAVRNNDADSRLSYPALERLAVFDSGEPSSNRSSGYNF, encoded by the exons ATGGATCTCAGGACTGTTGTGACCTTCTCAACCCTTTTACTCGCTGTTGCTG AACAAACAAGTGCTGAGACAAACAACACTCACCCGTCGCCCTCAACCACTAAGAACGGCAGCACCAGCCGGAGCTATTCCTCCGGCCCCGTTACTCCACCATCCACTGCTAGCCCCGCCTCCAACCCCGTCAGCCCTCCGCCTGCCCCGGGTCGCCTCACGGTCAACTGGAAGGGTAAATGTGAAGGAGCAGATATCGTgatcctccatcacccctccagcACCACCTCAGCCGTTTGTCACGGCAGTGCAAAGAGCATCGAGAGTCTTCAGAGAATTGTGTGTGAAAACCAGGGAGGCTGTGACGACAAACGTCACGGGGACAAAGGCCCGGACTTGTCGGATGGTTCTGACGGAACAGTGAAGAGGACCGGCTGTGAGACAGTGAAGGTCCAGTGCGCAG TTGATGAGGTCCTCCAAGACGTGCAGAGGCAACTGCAGGCCTACAAAGTGGTGACGGCAGTACTGTGCTGTGtgcttctggtcctcctactgaTCCGCTTCACCAGACCTACTGTCAAAGTCCTGCAGAAGAGac TATCCGACAGGAGACAGAATCGCTGGATCGGACCAACGCAGAGTCACAGtg TGTCTTATCATCGAGGAAAAACTGCAGTTAGAAACAATGACGCAGACAGCAGGCTGTCCTACCCGG CTCTGGAGCGCCTGGCAGTGTTTGACAGCGGAGAGCCTTCGTCCAATAGGAGCAGCGGCTATAACTTCTGA